From one Oncorhynchus keta strain PuntledgeMale-10-30-2019 chromosome 30, Oket_V2, whole genome shotgun sequence genomic stretch:
- the cnot7 gene encoding CCR4-NOT transcription complex subunit 7 isoform X3: MPAATVDHSQRICEVWADNLDEELKRIRQVIRKYNYIAMDTEFPGVVARPIGEFRSNADYQYQLLRCNVDLLKIIQLGLTFMNEQGEYPPGTSTWQFNFKFNLTEDMYAQDSIELLTTSGIQFKKHEEEGIETLYLAELLMTSGVVLCEGVKWLSFHSGYDFGYLIKILSNSNLPEEEVDFFEILRLFFPIIYDVKYLMKSCKNLKGGLQEVAEQLELERIGPQHQAGSDSLLTGMAFFKMREIQT; this comes from the exons ATGCCCGCGGCTACTGTGGATCATAGCCAAAGAATATGTGAGGTTTGGGCTGACAACCTGGATGAAGAACTCAAAAGGATCCGCCAGGTCATTAGAAAATACAACTACATTGCCATG GACACAGAGTTTCCAGGTGTAGTTGCGAGACCGATTGGAGAGTTCAGAAGCAATGCTGACTACCAGTACCAGTTACTGCGATGTAATGTAGACTTGCTAAAGATTATCCAGCTGGGCCTTACCTTTATGAATGAACAGGGTGAATATCCACCGGGAACTTCAACATGGCAGTTCAATTTTAAGTTTAACCTCAC GGAGGACATGTATGCACAGGACTCCATCGAGCTCTTGACAACATCAGGCATCCAGTTCAAGAAGCACGAGGAGGAGGGGATCGAGACATTGTACTTGGCTGAACTGCTCATGACCTCAGGGGTGGTGCTCTGTGAGGGCGTCAAGTGGCTTTCTTTCCACAG TGGCTATGACTTTGGCTATCTGATCAAGATTCTGTCCAACTCTAACCTGCCCGAAGAGGAAGTGGACTTCTTTGAGATCCTTCGCCTGTTCTTCCCCATCATATATGATGTCAAGTACCTCATGAAGAGCTGCAAAAACCTCAAG GGTGGGCTACAGGAAGTGGCAGAACAGCTGGAGCTGGAGAGGATTGGCCCCCAGCACCAAGCTGGCTCAGACTCACTACTGACAGGCATGGCATTCTTCAAGATGAGAGAG ATCCAAACTTGA
- the cnot7 gene encoding CCR4-NOT transcription complex subunit 7 isoform X1, producing the protein MPAATVDHSQRICEVWADNLDEELKRIRQVIRKYNYIAMDTEFPGVVARPIGEFRSNADYQYQLLRCNVDLLKIIQLGLTFMNEQGEYPPGTSTWQFNFKFNLTEDMYAQDSIELLTTSGIQFKKHEEEGIETLYLAELLMTSGVVLCEGVKWLSFHSGYDFGYLIKILSNSNLPEEEVDFFEILRLFFPIIYDVKYLMKSCKNLKGGLQEVAEQLELERIGPQHQAGSDSLLTGMAFFKMREMFFEDHIDDAKYCGHLYGLGSGSAYVQNGTGNAYEEEANKQLS; encoded by the exons ATGCCCGCGGCTACTGTGGATCATAGCCAAAGAATATGTGAGGTTTGGGCTGACAACCTGGATGAAGAACTCAAAAGGATCCGCCAGGTCATTAGAAAATACAACTACATTGCCATG GACACAGAGTTTCCAGGTGTAGTTGCGAGACCGATTGGAGAGTTCAGAAGCAATGCTGACTACCAGTACCAGTTACTGCGATGTAATGTAGACTTGCTAAAGATTATCCAGCTGGGCCTTACCTTTATGAATGAACAGGGTGAATATCCACCGGGAACTTCAACATGGCAGTTCAATTTTAAGTTTAACCTCAC GGAGGACATGTATGCACAGGACTCCATCGAGCTCTTGACAACATCAGGCATCCAGTTCAAGAAGCACGAGGAGGAGGGGATCGAGACATTGTACTTGGCTGAACTGCTCATGACCTCAGGGGTGGTGCTCTGTGAGGGCGTCAAGTGGCTTTCTTTCCACAG TGGCTATGACTTTGGCTATCTGATCAAGATTCTGTCCAACTCTAACCTGCCCGAAGAGGAAGTGGACTTCTTTGAGATCCTTCGCCTGTTCTTCCCCATCATATATGATGTCAAGTACCTCATGAAGAGCTGCAAAAACCTCAAG GGTGGGCTACAGGAAGTGGCAGAACAGCTGGAGCTGGAGAGGATTGGCCCCCAGCACCAAGCTGGCTCAGACTCACTACTGACAGGCATGGCATTCTTCAAGATGAGAGAG atgTTCTTTGAGGATCATATCGATGATGCGAAGTACTGTGGTCACTTGTACGGGCTGGGTTCAGGCTCTGCATACGTCCAGAACGGCACAGGGAACGCCTACGAGGAGGAAGCTAATAAACAGCTGTCATGA
- the cnot7 gene encoding CCR4-NOT transcription complex subunit 7 isoform X4 produces MKNSKGSARSLENTTTLPWEDMYAQDSIELLTTSGIQFKKHEEEGIETLYLAELLMTSGVVLCEGVKWLSFHSGYDFGYLIKILSNSNLPEEEVDFFEILRLFFPIIYDVKYLMKSCKNLKGGLQEVAEQLELERIGPQHQAGSDSLLTGMAFFKMREMFFEDHIDDAKYCGHLYGLGSGSAYVQNGTGNAYEEEANKQLS; encoded by the exons ATGAAGAACTCAAAAGGATCCGCCAGGTCATTAGAAAATACAACTACATTGCCATG GGAGGACATGTATGCACAGGACTCCATCGAGCTCTTGACAACATCAGGCATCCAGTTCAAGAAGCACGAGGAGGAGGGGATCGAGACATTGTACTTGGCTGAACTGCTCATGACCTCAGGGGTGGTGCTCTGTGAGGGCGTCAAGTGGCTTTCTTTCCACAG TGGCTATGACTTTGGCTATCTGATCAAGATTCTGTCCAACTCTAACCTGCCCGAAGAGGAAGTGGACTTCTTTGAGATCCTTCGCCTGTTCTTCCCCATCATATATGATGTCAAGTACCTCATGAAGAGCTGCAAAAACCTCAAG GGTGGGCTACAGGAAGTGGCAGAACAGCTGGAGCTGGAGAGGATTGGCCCCCAGCACCAAGCTGGCTCAGACTCACTACTGACAGGCATGGCATTCTTCAAGATGAGAGAG atgTTCTTTGAGGATCATATCGATGATGCGAAGTACTGTGGTCACTTGTACGGGCTGGGTTCAGGCTCTGCATACGTCCAGAACGGCACAGGGAACGCCTACGAGGAGGAAGCTAATAAACAGCTGTCATGA
- the cnot7 gene encoding CCR4-NOT transcription complex subunit 7 isoform X2, with amino-acid sequence MPAATVDHSQRICEVWADNLDEELKRIRQVIRKYNYIAMDTEFPGVVARPIGEFRSNADYQYQLLRCNVDLLKIIQLGLTFMNEQGEYPPGTSTWQFNFKFNLTEDMYAQDSIELLTTSGIQFKKHEEEGIETLYLAELLMTSGVVLCEGVKWLSFHSGYDFGYLIKILSNSNLPEEEVDFFEILRLFFPIIYDVKYLMKSCKNLKGGLQEVAEQLELERIGPQHQAGSDSLLTGMAFFKMREVLCPYVL; translated from the exons ATGCCCGCGGCTACTGTGGATCATAGCCAAAGAATATGTGAGGTTTGGGCTGACAACCTGGATGAAGAACTCAAAAGGATCCGCCAGGTCATTAGAAAATACAACTACATTGCCATG GACACAGAGTTTCCAGGTGTAGTTGCGAGACCGATTGGAGAGTTCAGAAGCAATGCTGACTACCAGTACCAGTTACTGCGATGTAATGTAGACTTGCTAAAGATTATCCAGCTGGGCCTTACCTTTATGAATGAACAGGGTGAATATCCACCGGGAACTTCAACATGGCAGTTCAATTTTAAGTTTAACCTCAC GGAGGACATGTATGCACAGGACTCCATCGAGCTCTTGACAACATCAGGCATCCAGTTCAAGAAGCACGAGGAGGAGGGGATCGAGACATTGTACTTGGCTGAACTGCTCATGACCTCAGGGGTGGTGCTCTGTGAGGGCGTCAAGTGGCTTTCTTTCCACAG TGGCTATGACTTTGGCTATCTGATCAAGATTCTGTCCAACTCTAACCTGCCCGAAGAGGAAGTGGACTTCTTTGAGATCCTTCGCCTGTTCTTCCCCATCATATATGATGTCAAGTACCTCATGAAGAGCTGCAAAAACCTCAAG GGTGGGCTACAGGAAGTGGCAGAACAGCTGGAGCTGGAGAGGATTGGCCCCCAGCACCAAGCTGGCTCAGACTCACTACTGACAGGCATGGCATTCTTCAAGATGAGAGAGGTACTCTGTCCat atgTTCTTTGA